One Virgibacillus proomii DNA window includes the following coding sequences:
- a CDS encoding ABC transporter permease, which yields MSTFRTMLKTELKLSLRGMDMFIFAICMPLIVLVLLGIIYGDNPAFNGADYTFLQQSFGALVTISILAGGVMGLPLVISEYRSKKILKRFKVTPVTPVMILFVQVVIYSLYAVVSLLLLYLVAVFFFNFQMIGSWFYFFGGYFLVMLSIFSIGMMVGGLAPNTKTASVLATLLYFPMLIFSGATLPYEVMPEALQRMADIMPLTQGIKLIKAASLGMEIDSILLPIIVMGIVAVICIGLSIKFFKWE from the coding sequence ATGAGTACTTTTAGAACAATGCTTAAAACCGAATTAAAACTTTCTTTAAGAGGAATGGATATGTTCATTTTTGCTATCTGTATGCCGCTAATAGTGTTAGTCTTACTCGGCATTATTTATGGAGATAATCCCGCTTTTAATGGAGCAGATTATACTTTTTTACAGCAGTCCTTCGGTGCACTTGTTACCATCTCCATTTTGGCTGGTGGAGTCATGGGACTTCCTTTAGTTATATCTGAATATCGTAGTAAAAAAATACTGAAACGGTTTAAGGTAACACCTGTTACACCTGTCATGATTTTATTCGTGCAAGTAGTAATTTATTCATTATATGCAGTCGTGTCACTTCTACTTCTTTATCTTGTTGCCGTATTTTTTTTCAATTTCCAAATGATTGGCTCATGGTTTTATTTTTTTGGTGGTTATTTTTTAGTTATGCTATCTATTTTTAGTATTGGCATGATGGTTGGCGGTCTCGCACCTAATACAAAAACAGCTAGTGTACTAGCAACTTTATTGTATTTTCCTATGCTTATTTTTTCAGGTGCAACATTGCCTTATGAAGTTATGCCAGAGGCACTTCAAAGAATGGCTGATATTATGCCGTTGACACAGGGTATTAAGCTGATAAAAGCGGCCTCTCTTGGAATGGAAATTGACAGTATTTTACTTCCAATCATTGTAATGGGGATTGTTGCAGTAATTTGTATAGGACTTTCTATCAAATTTTTCAAGTGGGAATAA